The window TCGCCCCCCCGATGGAATGCCCAAAAATGATGATGTTCTCAGGCGCCTGGTTTTGAGTTTGCGTGAGGTAATCCCACACTGCAGCCGCATCTTCATAGACCCGCGTTTCGTTGGGAAACGGGCCAGAACTGAGCCCATACCCTCGATAGTCGATCAGCAAAACCGACCACCCAACTTGTGAGAGAAACCACGCTTGCTGTAAGTGTGACCCGACGTTGCCGCCATTGCCATGCAAGAAAAGCACTGTCTTGGCCCGGGGATCTGAGGCTGGTAACCACCAACCATGCAGATACCCTTCATCCATAGAAATCCAAACGTCTTGATGTGCGAGCCCCAGCTCCGCTGGAGTTGTGGTGAGGTCGGGTCGAGGCAAAAAAATCAACCGACTTTGCCCCACCAACAGAGCAAGACAAGCGCTAATGTAGGCGATCGTACCTAGCCCCAGAAGCCCAATAATTGAACGTCCCATGAATATCACACACTCACGCTAGCTCCTAATTCAGGGTAGCGTGAGGAAAAATAGCCGGTTATGGTAGCTGCGGTGACTGTTGATGCCAGTCTGTAGCCTGCTCGTAGGCGTACGCTACTTCAAATAGAGTTTGCTCTTGCAGTACATTACCAATGAGCTGTAGACCAATGGGCAAGCCTGCTTCATCAAATCCGCAAGGCAGACTCATGCCAGGTAACCCCGCTAAATTAACGGGAATCGTCATCAAATCGGATAGATACATGCTGAGGGGATCCCCTACCTTTTCCCCCGCTGC is drawn from Leptolyngbya sp. SIO1E4 and contains these coding sequences:
- a CDS encoding alpha/beta fold hydrolase, with amino-acid sequence MGRSIIGLLGLGTIAYISACLALLVGQSRLIFLPRPDLTTTPAELGLAHQDVWISMDEGYLHGWWLPASDPRAKTVLFLHGNGGNVGSHLQQAWFLSQVGWSVLLIDYRGYGLSSGPFPNETRVYEDAAAVWDYLTQTQNQAPENIIIFGHSIGGAIAIELAHRHPQAAGLIVQGTFTSMAAMVDHIGYSRIFPRWLLTQRFNSQQKLSTLQMPILLIHGSEDETIPATMSQDLYAIAPQPKQLWLVPGASHNNVPEVAGPHYIQTLQRWLSSIHPTEVAVVPADDR